One genomic region from Vicinamibacteria bacterium encodes:
- a CDS encoding phosphatidylglycerophosphatase A: MDARDTIRLAVGSALGLGLAPVAPGSFGALLGVVIHVVAFFSLSRAMLPWALLGALIATILANHVLTPWAVDYWREKDPSHFVLDEVAGYLMVPLLYPYGPLWHTAVVGFLLFRVIDIIKVPPARQIDRQLSGPWGIVLDDLVSGAYAAMLLHAYRLLI, translated from the coding sequence ATGGACGCGCGCGACACCATTCGCCTCGCCGTCGGGAGTGCTCTAGGGCTCGGCCTCGCTCCTGTCGCGCCGGGAAGCTTCGGAGCTCTTCTAGGCGTCGTCATCCACGTCGTCGCCTTCTTTTCTCTTTCTCGGGCCATGCTCCCCTGGGCTCTCCTCGGTGCCCTGATCGCCACGATCCTCGCTAATCACGTTCTGACCCCGTGGGCGGTCGACTATTGGCGGGAGAAAGACCCGAGCCATTTCGTCCTCGACGAGGTCGCTGGTTACCTAATGGTGCCCCTGCTCTATCCCTACGGTCCTCTCTGGCACACGGCGGTCGTCGGGTTTCTCCTCTTCCGGGTCATCGACATCATCAAGGTGCCTCCGGCTCGGCAGATCGATCGCCAGTTGAGCGGGCCGTGGGGCATCGTCCTCGACGACCTCGTCAGTGGCGCCTACGCGGCGATGCTGCTCCACGCCTACCGTCTGCTGATTTGA
- a CDS encoding cytochrome c, which translates to MRVGTALALALSWAATSEAHKPSTTEFTYHRDIYPIFFEKCGSCHRTGGVAPMSLLRYKDAYPWAASIKNELLKLAMPPWFADERYGTFKHGLGLTGKELDTVVDWCLGGTPEGDAVEGIGDEEAASGWPLGEPDRELSMNEPVILGPEQSEAVRELRLGELAQEGHLRAIDVRPGAPSVVRSALVFAGDSLIGAWTAGTRPESLSGGRGFRVPKGSPITLRLRYRKTWLDEGSTVEDVSTLALYFQDEIEARVEPLSVDPGGHTLERDVEVLALVPRVEERSPTFLAEATKPDGSREPLIRLNEPNPDFPRAYWLETPLYLPSGTRVDSSHSLVLNVVFR; encoded by the coding sequence ATGAGAGTCGGAACCGCTCTCGCATTGGCGCTTTCGTGGGCGGCCACGAGCGAGGCGCACAAGCCGTCGACGACCGAATTCACCTACCATCGAGATATCTACCCCATCTTTTTCGAGAAATGCGGGTCATGCCACCGAACCGGAGGAGTCGCCCCGATGTCGCTTCTGCGATACAAGGACGCCTATCCTTGGGCGGCGTCCATCAAGAACGAGTTATTGAAGCTCGCGATGCCTCCCTGGTTCGCCGATGAACGCTACGGAACGTTCAAGCACGGGCTAGGACTCACCGGAAAGGAGCTCGACACCGTCGTCGATTGGTGCTTGGGGGGGACGCCGGAAGGCGACGCGGTCGAGGGGATCGGCGATGAGGAAGCGGCATCCGGATGGCCGCTCGGCGAGCCCGATCGGGAGCTTTCGATGAACGAGCCCGTCATCCTTGGCCCGGAGCAGTCCGAGGCCGTGCGCGAGCTCAGGCTCGGGGAGTTGGCCCAGGAAGGGCACCTGCGGGCCATCGATGTGAGACCGGGCGCTCCGAGCGTCGTGCGATCGGCGCTCGTTTTCGCCGGGGACTCGTTGATCGGGGCCTGGACCGCGGGGACGAGACCCGAATCGCTGTCGGGTGGACGCGGCTTTCGCGTCCCCAAAGGCTCCCCGATCACCCTTCGATTGAGGTACCGGAAGACCTGGCTCGACGAGGGAAGTACCGTCGAGGACGTCTCCACCCTCGCCCTTTATTTTCAAGATGAGATCGAAGCTCGGGTCGAGCCCCTGAGCGTCGATCCCGGCGGTCATACGCTGGAGCGTGATGTCGAGGTGCTGGCACTGGTGCCACGCGTGGAGGAACGAAGCCCGACGTTTCTGGCCGAAGCAACCAAGCCGGATGGCTCGCGAGAACCGCTCATCCGATTGAACGAGCCTAACCCCGACTTCCCCCGCGCCTACTGGCTCGAGACACCTCTGTACTTGCCGAGCGGCACCCGAGTCGACTCCTCCCACTCACTGGTTCTGAACGTCGTTTTTCGATAG